A stretch of Corallococcus soli DNA encodes these proteins:
- a CDS encoding DUF3467 domain-containing protein, with protein sequence MADTPKPPDMQLQVQMDDEVANGQYSNMALVNHTETEFVLDFLFVQPQQPLARVRSRIITSPRHLKRLLGVLQENLRRHEERFGPILLSEDEGPRH encoded by the coding sequence ATGGCGGACACTCCGAAACCCCCGGACATGCAGCTTCAGGTGCAGATGGACGACGAGGTCGCCAACGGCCAGTACTCCAACATGGCGTTGGTGAACCACACGGAGACGGAGTTCGTGTTGGACTTCCTCTTCGTCCAGCCGCAGCAGCCCCTGGCGCGCGTGCGCTCGCGCATCATCACCAGCCCGCGCCACCTCAAGCGGCTGCTGGGCGTCCTCCAGGAGAACCTGCGGCGCCACGAGGAGCGCTTCGGCCCCATCCTGCTGAGCGAGGACGAGGGTCCCCGGCACTGA
- the hemF gene encoding oxygen-dependent coproporphyrinogen oxidase — MTATVDVEGMKGRMTAFIQKLQDDICGALETLDGQGRFREDAWSRPGGGGGRSRVLEEGAVLEKAGVNTSIVYGELEEAFAKKLQGEGRSFWAGGLSLVLHPRSPHVPTVHANYRFIQQGARAWFGGGADLTPYYLHDEDAAHFHRVHKAACDAHDATYYPRFKAACDTYFHVRHRGEARGVGGLFFENMGGDLEREFAFVQDCGNAFIPAYLPIAQRRKDTPVTDAQRFWQEVRRGRYVEFNLVYDRGTIFGLETQGRTESILMSLPPRVRWRYDHHPEPGTPEARLEEVLRNPREWA, encoded by the coding sequence ATGACGGCGACGGTGGACGTGGAGGGGATGAAGGGGCGCATGACGGCCTTCATCCAGAAGCTCCAGGACGACATCTGCGGCGCGCTGGAGACGCTGGACGGGCAGGGTCGCTTCCGCGAGGACGCGTGGAGCCGCCCGGGCGGCGGTGGCGGTCGCAGCCGCGTGCTGGAGGAGGGCGCCGTCCTGGAGAAGGCGGGCGTCAACACCTCCATCGTGTACGGCGAGCTGGAGGAGGCCTTCGCGAAGAAGCTCCAGGGCGAGGGGCGCTCCTTCTGGGCCGGCGGCCTGTCGCTGGTGCTGCACCCCCGAAGCCCGCACGTGCCCACCGTGCACGCCAACTACCGCTTCATCCAGCAGGGCGCGCGCGCGTGGTTCGGCGGCGGCGCGGACCTGACGCCGTACTACCTGCACGACGAGGACGCCGCGCACTTCCACCGCGTGCACAAGGCCGCGTGCGACGCGCACGACGCCACGTACTACCCGCGCTTCAAGGCCGCGTGCGACACGTACTTCCACGTGCGCCACCGGGGCGAGGCGCGCGGCGTGGGCGGCCTCTTCTTCGAGAACATGGGCGGCGACCTGGAGCGCGAGTTCGCCTTCGTGCAGGACTGTGGCAACGCCTTCATCCCCGCGTACCTGCCCATCGCCCAGCGGCGCAAGGACACGCCGGTGACGGACGCGCAGCGCTTCTGGCAGGAGGTGCGCCGGGGCCGCTACGTGGAGTTCAACCTCGTCTATGACCGGGGCACCATCTTCGGCCTGGAGACGCAGGGGCGCACGGAGTCCATCCTCATGTCCCTGCCGCCGCGCGTGCGCTGGCGCTACGACCACCACCCGGAGCCCGGCACCCCGGAGGCCCGGCTGGAAGAGGTGCTGCGCAACCCCCGGGAGTGGGCCTGA
- a CDS encoding RNA polymerase sigma factor, producing MATDDLTLVKRVRSGDQRAFKLLVERYQRKVYAVALGMLKDKEEAMDVSQEAFVKVYKYLDHFKGDASFYTWLYRITSNICIDVLRKRRGGGEVVEFDESQDMDLSEARIGALGSRLGTNPQKSALRKELAEKIQEALATVPEKHRAILLLREIEGMSYEDLARTLDIPKGTVMSRLFHARAKVQKILSDYLELDEAKSGVGSE from the coding sequence TTGGCCACCGACGACCTTACACTCGTCAAGCGCGTCCGCAGCGGCGACCAGCGCGCTTTCAAACTCCTCGTCGAGCGTTACCAGCGCAAGGTGTACGCCGTTGCGCTGGGCATGCTGAAGGACAAGGAGGAAGCGATGGACGTCTCCCAGGAGGCGTTCGTCAAGGTCTACAAGTACCTGGACCACTTCAAGGGCGACGCCTCGTTCTACACGTGGCTCTACCGCATCACGTCGAACATCTGCATCGACGTGCTCCGCAAGCGGCGGGGCGGCGGTGAGGTCGTGGAGTTCGACGAGTCCCAGGACATGGACCTCTCCGAGGCCCGCATCGGAGCGCTCGGCAGCCGCCTGGGGACCAATCCCCAGAAGAGCGCCCTGCGCAAGGAGCTGGCGGAGAAGATCCAGGAGGCCCTGGCCACGGTGCCGGAGAAGCACCGCGCCATCCTGCTGCTGCGCGAAATCGAGGGCATGTCCTACGAGGACCTGGCCCGCACCCTGGACATCCCCAAGGGCACCGTGATGAGCCGCCTGTTCCACGCGCGCGCCAAGGTGCAGAAAATCCTCAGCGATTACCTGGAGCTGGACGAAGCCAAGAGCGGGGTGGGCAGTGAGTGA
- a CDS encoding Immediate early protein ICP0, with protein MEPSTGGEGLPGGSPGGEGPETGALPEGSEVGPQSLRVPLPRPGGPGTPRGPGAPRGPRTEPGTGFEPPRAPGAPPQQRKVKDGFRTPEQPTSASPYLGAGEARGPVLDVESLVPGDLQDLEDSPAVAKRFASDGALLFAQVRPASLPSSERVARLWTFFAAYAEAAARHPPTPEGKAAFAQALKDQGFAQLQDPSTGQTGVEAGLWVLDAPSPEEARERAKDVQLEPPPDVRHSEQAAPMTPGLYQPMPRPFIRRDEHGQPLPPGDPDRRGGSEGKLGGRMFWNVLHRFRAGPEEEDALAEGQWDRMVFGAVLAITGVALAVIALVSSL; from the coding sequence ATGGAGCCTTCAACCGGCGGCGAGGGGCTCCCCGGGGGCTCCCCCGGTGGTGAAGGCCCGGAGACCGGCGCGCTCCCGGAGGGGTCGGAGGTCGGGCCCCAGTCGCTCCGCGTCCCGCTCCCCCGGCCCGGTGGCCCCGGCACGCCGCGCGGTCCCGGCGCGCCTCGAGGCCCCCGCACGGAGCCCGGCACCGGCTTCGAGCCGCCCCGCGCGCCGGGCGCCCCGCCGCAGCAGCGCAAGGTGAAGGACGGCTTTCGGACGCCGGAGCAGCCCACCTCCGCCAGCCCCTACCTGGGCGCGGGCGAGGCGCGCGGCCCGGTGCTGGACGTGGAGTCGCTGGTGCCCGGCGACCTTCAGGACCTGGAAGACTCTCCCGCCGTGGCGAAGCGCTTCGCCTCGGACGGCGCGCTCCTGTTCGCCCAGGTGCGGCCCGCGTCGCTGCCCTCGTCGGAGCGGGTGGCCCGCCTGTGGACCTTCTTCGCCGCCTATGCGGAGGCCGCCGCCCGGCACCCGCCCACCCCGGAGGGCAAGGCCGCCTTCGCCCAGGCGCTGAAGGACCAGGGCTTCGCCCAGCTCCAGGACCCCTCCACCGGCCAGACGGGCGTGGAGGCGGGGCTCTGGGTGCTGGATGCGCCCTCGCCCGAGGAGGCCCGCGAGCGCGCGAAGGACGTCCAACTGGAGCCCCCGCCCGACGTGCGGCACTCCGAACAGGCCGCCCCCATGACGCCAGGGCTCTACCAGCCGATGCCCAGGCCGTTCATCCGCCGGGACGAGCACGGCCAGCCCCTGCCGCCGGGCGACCCGGACCGGCGCGGCGGCTCCGAGGGGAAGCTTGGCGGGCGGATGTTCTGGAACGTGCTCCACCGCTTCCGGGCCGGCCCGGAGGAGGAGGACGCCCTCGCCGAAGGGCAGTGGGACCGGATGGTCTTCGGGGCGGTGCTGGCCATCACGGGCGTCGCGCTGGCGGTCATCGCCCTGGTCAGCTCCCTCTAA